A window of Rosa rugosa chromosome 7, drRosRugo1.1, whole genome shotgun sequence genomic DNA:
TGCCATTTCTCGGCTTCGGCGTAGATGTTTGACAACAAAACATAATCTGCATCCTTAAGAGGTTCCAATTTGGCTAGCTGCTCAAAGCATTGCTCAGCCAATTCAACGTTTCCATGTACCTTACAAGCACCCAACAAGGTTCTCCACAACAAAGAGCTTGATAGGGAAGGCACAGCTCTGATCATCTGGTAGGCTTCATCTAACAATCCCCACCTGCTAAGAAGATCAACCATGCAACCATAATGCTTAGTATCAGGCACGATTTTGTACTTTTGAATCATGTAACTGAAATACCGGCGTCCTTCTTCCACCAAACCCTTGTGACTACAAGCAATGAGCACCCCAACAAAGGTGATCCGATTCGGCTTCACTTCACCAACCTGCATTTCCATATCTGCAAACAACTCCAAAGCTTCCTCGCAGTGACCATGGACAGCGAAACCCATAATCATTGCATTCCAGCAACCAACCGGTCTCATTTTCATCCCACTAAACACCTCCGAAGCTGAACTCAACTTGCCACATTTAGAATACATATCCACAAGGGCAGTCCCCAAGTACCCTTCAATCTTATGCTGCTTTCCTTTCAACGACTCATGAATCTTGCTTCCAATCTCCAACTCCCCGGTTTCAGCACAAGCACCCAAAACCGATATAAGCGTCACTTCCGTTGCTTCCACTTCAGCAACTTGCATTTCCCGGAACAGCTCCAATGCTCCACCATAATCTCTAACCTGAACATAACCAGCAATCATCGAATTCCACGAAACCGCATCCCTCTCCACCATCTCTTCAAACACCTTCTTCGCAGCCTCAACGTTGCCCAATCTAACATGCCGCCCTAATAACGTATTCCAAGACACCACATTCTTCTGAGGCATCAACCGGAACAGCCAGTCCGCCGATTCGAAATCCGTTATCTGATCATATGCAGATATCATGATGTTCCACGACGAAACGCTTCTCTCAgacatttcatcgaacacctgGCGCGCAAGTCCCACAGACCCAGCTTGAGCATATACAAACAGCAACGAATTCTGTACATACAAATCGGAATCAAACCCCAGCTTCAAAACCCGGCCATGAATCTCACCTCCCTTCAAATCAATCCCCAAGCCAAAACCCTTCGCATCATCTTTCTTCATACCTTTCATGACTCTCGCACAGGCCTTGAGTGCGAAATTGTAAGTGAAATGATCACACCCAACTTGGGTCACGATCATGTGATTATAGATATGAATCCCTTTGATGGGGAAATCGCTGTTGGTGTAAGCTCTGATCATGGTGCTACAGGTGAAAGGGTCGTCCATGGCGGTTTCTTGGAACAGCGATTGAGCGTGGGAGAGGCAGCCCAGTGGTGAAAGAGATGCGAAAGCTATGAGCTTTGCGAGGAGAGGTGTCTGGGTGAAGAAGAGGCCTGTTTTGGTGAGGAAAGCTTGGGCTGTTTCGACTTGTTTGATGGAGGAGAGAGGTtgaagatgacgacgaaggtctGAAAGTATGTGAGGAGGAATGGTGCGCTTCATACTCACCAACTTCCATTTCCTAAAAGAAAGCTTTTGGTTATGGCAAGCTTCAGGTAGCGTGGCTCTATTTAAATTGGAATTCCCACCAAAACGACGTCACATGGAAAGTGGCAAGCTTTGTCATCAAGTGACGACGCTTGATTAGGATTAGACTAGAGCAGCAAATCATGTTATGGAAtaggaattaatttcattttccatttagaggtgttgtttggttgtaattagagattggaaatgaaataaaaaaatgagaTCTTAGTggaatagaattacctagttccatctaaaaaattaattaataaaatggtgttattgaaaattataattttatatttcgtTCTTATGACTTATCAAACACTACAATAGGTatcattccaaaaaaaaaaaaaaaacactacaataggaatggaaaattaatttctaaattTAATTTTCAGCAATGTTCCAAAACACCCATATGGAAATAGCAAAacctattccattccatatcggTCTGGaaaagataataattttttttcctatttcgACATTCCTACCAACCAAACGGGGGCCTAGGTGTTTATTAAACTATTTCATGACCCTAGAATAAATGAATTTGCGAAAATGCACAATGCTTATTGAAAGGGAGGTTCCATTGATATGAAGAGAAATTTCCAAAACCATGTGGTTTTCTTTACAATCAAGTCACGTACACAACGTGAACCGTGCTGAATCCATCCTTTTCACTTTCAGTGTTTTCTCATCATTTGAATTTCATCGTTGTTTGGGTAGTTAAAATCATAAAGTTACTAAACATTGTTTCTACCATCGATCTCGAGGTGTTCCTTCAGTTGAAACAACGGGATGGTTTCCAAAATTTTGGTCAGCTTGATTgtgtgttcttgttcttcttagCATTGAAGAGTTGCCTAATGAAAGAAAACTTGCCTCTTGCCCGGACAGATAGTTCACTCATGGTACCGTTACTTGCTTCTGCTTCGTTGCTGTCATTGTCCGGTAGGGGTGGGGGTGAGAGTTTGAAGAGGAAAGAGTTGAGCATGCGGATGATCTGGCTGAACGTAGGCCTTAGATTGGGGTCCTCAACCCAACATGACTGGATGATGAAGGCAAGATCAGGGGAGACATCCTCTGGAAGTCGAGGCCTCTCTTGCTGCATTCTCAGATGGAAACAATACAAGAGTAAGCAACAAACAAGGATAGCAGTCTTCTATTCTTTACAGATGAAAGAAAGATTATGCTCTAAAGCATAGCGGCAGACTGCACATAACACACTAATATTGACATCCGGAATAACAGAAATAACATAATCAGTCTCACCTTGAAAGCAGCAGCATAGGCAGCCTGCAAATTAGACATGCCTTCAAAGGGCATGCGGTTGGTCAACAATTCCCATAAGACGATCCCAAAGCTATACACATCAACTTTGTTATTGTAATGCTTCTTCTCTCCTTGCCGTAATGTGACAGTGCTATATAGCTGTAAATGCTAATAGTTGGTCAAAGGGAACTACCAATTGTGCAAACATAGTAGGAAACTAGGAACATATTAGCAATCACGATATATAACATACACATTCAGTAACAAAACCGCAAGTTAACCCAATGGGAACTAACACTTTAATGACTTTATCACATCAGTGAATAGGGGCTGTAAGATTGACACCCAATTTGTGTTTTAACTTTGTGCTAAATGATATCATTATTGTCAGTAACCAGTTCAACCTAGCCTTCATCTCTAACTCACTCCACTTCAAGCcctagaaaagaaagaaactgcTCACTGCAAAAATTTGGATCCATATACTAGTTATATATTACCAGGAAGGCCAGAGCACTCTTCACCCCAAGAGCAGTCGAGGTTTCAGAATGCAGGCACCACCAAGTGAAATGTAGTGAGGAAAAATGAATCAAAAGAGATATCCATGTGCACACATTCATGTGCAGAATGAAAAAAATATCATTATCCCTGACCTATTATAGATGAAAGATTTAAGTGCACACTATAAAAACATTCAAAAGCCAAAAAGAGAGTAATAACTTTGTCATTCTGTACTCAATCAAATACACATGCAGCTTttccaaaagagaaaaaatttaaaaaataaaaattaagtcCACTTTCAAGAACCTCAGAGATACCCAATAGACCTGAAAGGCTTCACAAATTAAAAGTCCGTGCTAGAGAAGATTGGAGAAGCATTTGCATTCACCCACACTAGTTTGTTGAACTAAATGAAAGATCTTGATTAAGACATAAAAAAGTCGTGCAAAAAGATCAAGGTAAACATATTTACAAACCTCAGGAGCCATCCAACGGTAAGTCCCAGTTTCTGCAGTCATCATCTCAGTCACAGTTTCTTCTCTTGCAAGACCAAAATCTGCAAGCTTTACAGATTTCTGATTTGCCGTAAGCAACAGATTGTCTGCAATCAGACAGTTCATATGTATCGTTAAACTAGAAAGAAATGAATCATACTCATTGAGCCATACAAAAAAATGCTCTATAAAATGAAACCTACTAATCAGCAGCAGCAAACATAATATTAAAGTTAACCACATCAAAGGCCCCAGCTAATACGTAAAAGGCAAGCATCTAAGACTGAGTGTACGGTCTTGTTACCAATATTTATATCTACAATGTTAATCCTAAGATAACATGAAGTGATCATGCAAGTAAAATTTTCTGAATTAAGAGAAGAATCCAACAGAATCAATAATTTGACAAGGGAGAATTAAGAACCATCTGCAGCCTACCGGATAAGCATAACCaagaaagaaaataagagaTACAAATAACATTAAGCTATGGAAACTTATGGCTAAAGCAGTGCTGCAATTTCTACTAACTTCATGAACAGAGAATCAGAACTAGAGCAGAAAGTTAACGTTAGAAGTATTGGATGTCATTCAAAATAAACTATGTCAATAAATTCAATAAGTGTTAACAAACAATTTGTTACAGTACATAACCCAGAATAGAAAATACAGTAGCGAAGTACAACTCAAACTAGCCATATGGTACCAGGTTTTAGATCTCTATGTATAATGCCATTGGCATGTAAACATTCCATTGCATGAGCGATGTCAAGAGCATATTTAATGGCCACATGAAGTTCTAATGGATTGGGACGAATACTAATCAGGTACTTCCGGAGTGACATTCCAGGTAATAGCTCAGTAACTATCACCATTAGAGGATCCTTACAAGCTCCAATAAACTGAAGAGATCAAAAAAAGAGGTATTACATCCAGTGAAACTAACATAAAAGACAAAAGGTTTTCAACAGTTGAGGCAGGCaggaatacatatatattaaacTTGCAGCTTAAATTTTTGATACAAAATGAACATGTGTAAGGACATGCTTAAGCATCCACTGACCTTCACAAGATTTTCATGCTTCACTCGAGTCATCATATTAACTTCACGGGCAAATCGATTCTCAAGTTGAGCTCTTTCTTCAGAAGTGCTCCCACGATTGAGAACTTTGATAGCCACAATTCGACTACCGTACCTGGAAAATAATTAGACAACAAACTGCTCATGAACACTCTGTGCAAAGCAAAACAGTTCTGATGACATCAGAACTAGTTGAATAACTTCCACTAGTTGACAAACAAAAACAACTTGTAATCTAATAATGAAGACTTGAATTCACACAAGTACAGTGTCAAATAGATTCCCCCTGAAAAATGTACCAATATAAACTCACAACTCAAAAGAATGTTATATCACATATCCAACGCCCCACATTGCCAAAAGCACATCCTCAACATATATCAACAAACAAAGCAACAAATTAAACTCGAATCAGTGAACACTTTGATTTCATCACACCAAGCAAGAAGTAACACAAACAACTGAGCATTACCTTCCTTCGTAAACTTTCCCATGAGCTCCCTCACCAATTTTCGCCCCAATAAACAACAACTTGGGATCAACCAGCAGGCTCTCGTCGATTGCCAGCTGCTGCGCCGTAACTGAACCGTTCTGT
This region includes:
- the LOC133720276 gene encoding pentatricopeptide repeat-containing protein At4g18840-like; the encoded protein is MKRTIPPHILSDLRRHLQPLSSIKQVETAQAFLTKTGLFFTQTPLLAKLIAFASLSPLGCLSHAQSLFQETAMDDPFTCSTMIRAYTNSDFPIKGIHIYNHMIVTQVGCDHFTYNFALKACARVMKGMKKDDAKGFGLGIDLKGGEIHGRVLKLGFDSDLYVQNSLLFVYAQAGSVGLARQVFDEMSERSVSSWNIMISAYDQITDFESADWLFRLMPQKNVVSWNTLLGRHVRLGNVEAAKKVFEEMVERDAVSWNSMIAGYVQVRDYGGALELFREMQVAEVEATEVTLISVLGACAETGELEIGSKIHESLKGKQHKIEGYLGTALVDMYSKCGKLSSASEVFSGMKMRPVGCWNAMIMGFAVHGHCEEALELFADMEMQVGEVKPNRITFVGVLIACSHKGLVEEGRRYFSYMIQKYKIVPDTKHYGCMVDLLSRWGLLDEAYQMIRAVPSLSSSLLWRTLLGACKVHGNVELAEQCFEQLAKLEPLKDADYVLLSNIYAEAEKWHDVERLRNEMVCKGVPKSLGFSHVEMK
- the LOC133720277 gene encoding serine/threonine-protein kinase STY13, whose translation is MSRSVNSGGRQQRNSAASVSQNGSVTAQQLAIDESLLVDPKLLFIGAKIGEGAHGKVYEGRYGSRIVAIKVLNRGSTSEERAQLENRFAREVNMMTRVKHENLVKFIGACKDPLMVIVTELLPGMSLRKYLISIRPNPLELHVAIKYALDIAHAMECLHANGIIHRDLKPDNLLLTANQKSVKLADFGLAREETVTEMMTAETGTYRWMAPELYSTVTLRQGEKKHYNNKVDVYSFGIVLWELLTNRMPFEGMSNLQAAYAAAFKQERPRLPEDVSPDLAFIIQSCWVEDPNLRPTFSQIIRMLNSFLFKLSPPPLPDNDSNEAEASNGTMSELSVRARGKFSFIRQLFNAKKNKNTQSS